The following coding sequences are from one Loxodonta africana isolate mLoxAfr1 chromosome 18, mLoxAfr1.hap2, whole genome shotgun sequence window:
- the LOC100674252 gene encoding keratin, type I cytoskeletal 16, whose protein sequence is MTTCSRQFTSSSSLKGSCGIGGGSGRISSVLTAGSCRAPSAYGGLSVTSSRFSSGGACGIGGGYGGGFSSSSFGGALGSGFGGGYGGGLGAGFGGGFGAGFIAGDGGLLSGNEKITMQNLNDRLASYLDKVRALEEANADLEIKIRDWYQKQRPTEIKDYSPYFQTIEDLRNKIIRATIENAQPILQIDNARLAADDFRTKYEHELALRQSVEADINGLRRVLDELTLARTDLEMQIESLKEELVFMKKNHEEEMLILRGQTGGDVNVEMDAAPGVDLSRILNEMRDQYEQIAEKNRRDAEAWFLSKTEELNREVASNSELVQSSRTEVTELRRVLQGLEIELQSQLSLKASLENSLEETKGRYCMQLAQIQDLISSVEEQLAQLRCEMEQQNQEYQILLDVKTRLEQEIATYRRLLEGEDAHLFSQQTTGQSYSSREVSSSSSSFSSSRQSRPILKE, encoded by the exons ATGACTACCTGCAGCCGCCAGTTCACCTCCTCCAGCTCCCTGAAGGGCTCCTGTGGCATCGGCGGCGGCTCCGGCCGCATCTCCTCTGTCCTGACTGCAGGCTCCTGCCGGGCCCCCAGTGCCTATGGGGGTCTGTCAGTCACCTCCTCCCGCTTCTCTTCTGGGGGAGCCTGCGGAATAGGGGGTGGCTATGGCGGTGGCTTCAGCAGCAGCAGCTTTGGTGGGGCTCTGGGTAGTGGCTTTGGTGGAGGATACGGTGGTGGTCTTGGTGCTGGCTTTGGTGGTGGCTTTGGTGCTGGGTTCATTGCTGGTGATGGCGGCCTCCTCTCTGGCAATGAGAAGATCACGATGCAGAACCTCAATGACCGCCTGGCCTCCTACCTGGACAAGGTGCGTGCCCTGGAGGAGGCCAATGCTGACCTGGAGATAAAGATCCGTGACTGGTACCAGAAGCAGCGGCCCactgagatcaaagactacagcccctACTTCCAGACCATCGAGGACCTGAGGAACAAG ATCATCAGGGCCACCATTGAGAATGCCCAGCCTATTCTGCAGATCGATAACGCCAGGCTGGCAGCTGATGACTTCAGGACCAA GTACGAGCATGAGCTGGCACTGCGCCAGAGTGTAGAAGCCGACATCAACGGCCTGCGCAGGGTGCTGGATGAGCTGACCCTGGCCAGAACCGACCTGGAGATGCAGATTGAGAGCCTGAAGGAGGAGCTGGtctttatgaagaagaaccacGAGGAG GAGATGCTTATCCTGCGGGGTCAGACTGGCGGGGATGTCAATGTGGAGATGGACGCAGCTCCCGGTGTGGACCTGAGTCGCATCCTGAACGAGATGCGTGACCAGTATGAGCAAATCGCGGAGAAGAACCGCAGAGACGCTGAGGCCTGGTTCCTGAGCAAG ACTGAGGAGCTGAACAGAGAAGTGGCCTCTAACAGCGAACTGGTGCAGAGCAGCCGAACCGAAGTGACTGAGCTCCGGAGGGTGTTGCAAGGCCTGGAGATCGAGCTGCAGTCCCAGCTCAGCCTG AAAGCGTCCCTGGAGAACAGTCTGGAGGAGACCAAAGGCCGCTACTGCATGCAGCTGGCCCAGATCCAGGACTTGATCAGCAGCGTGGAGGAGCAGCTGGCACAGCTGCGCTGCGAGATGGAACAACAGAACCAGGAATACCAGATCCTGCTGGATGTGAAGACACGCCTGGAGCAGGAGATTGCCACCTACCGCCGCCTGCTGGAGGGCGAGGATGCCCA CCTCTTCTCCCAGCAAACGACTGGCCAGTCCTATTCTTCCCGCGAGG TCTCCTCTTCCTCGTCATCATTCTCCTCCAGCCGCCAGAGCCGGCCCATCCTCAAGGAGTAG